Proteins encoded in a region of the Streptomyces sp. NBC_00513 genome:
- a CDS encoding sigma-70 family RNA polymerase sigma factor codes for MNVDGRDESLGGAGGEVEAGSLPARQVPAQREPGGRHVGPGIEDGELPPSDADLIARMRGGDDGSYEELFRRHADSVRRYARTCCRDAHTADDLTGEVFARTLQAVRGGAGPDHSVRAYLLTTVRRVAASWAKTAKREHLVEDFAVFAEQAATGAEGGAGLAGLSGDDTLEWGADVRAMHEAEQSLAMRAFRSLPERWQAVLWHTTVEEESPSAVAPLFGLSPNATAVLASRAREGLKQAYLQAHVSSALVEGGDCARYADRLGAYARGGLRVRAERGLRKHLEECVRCRLAAGELKDVNAGIPALLPVAVIGWFAAGYAAKAAGVVAGGAVAAGGAGAAAAAVGGSSAGTAGAAGAAGAGAGGGASAGAGGAVVSEGLGLPAKAAIAAGIAVAAAAGVVFALAGDDSAPPPRAKPAPAVAAPAVPAPAPPAPEPSPPVTRAPAVKAPVARVAVPPRRSAAPAPSRAPSARPSASKAAVVRPAPKPSPTRTPPKSPAPAVPAPAQGFALARLGYSGYGKHSTPELRTWAGSWVWQRWGLEVGGRRFSQGITVDARSSVEINLNRQCASFSARAGVDGLALLTDGEVRFSVYGDGRRLWRSGALGYGDAPARVEVSLAGHETLRLVVERVGPGRLPALASWADAVISCT; via the coding sequence ATGAACGTTGACGGGCGAGACGAGTCTCTCGGTGGCGCCGGCGGCGAGGTCGAGGCGGGCAGCCTGCCCGCCCGGCAGGTACCCGCGCAGCGCGAGCCGGGTGGTCGGCACGTCGGTCCGGGAATCGAGGACGGCGAACTACCGCCATCGGACGCGGACTTGATCGCCCGGATGCGTGGGGGTGACGACGGTTCGTACGAGGAGTTGTTCCGTCGGCACGCCGATTCCGTACGGCGCTACGCGCGCACCTGCTGCCGGGACGCGCACACCGCCGACGACCTGACCGGCGAAGTGTTCGCACGGACCCTCCAGGCGGTGCGGGGCGGGGCGGGGCCGGACCATTCGGTGCGGGCGTACCTGCTCACCACCGTGCGGCGGGTCGCGGCCTCGTGGGCGAAGACCGCCAAACGGGAGCATTTGGTCGAGGACTTCGCGGTGTTCGCGGAGCAGGCGGCCACGGGTGCGGAGGGTGGCGCGGGGCTGGCCGGGCTCTCCGGGGACGACACCCTGGAGTGGGGCGCGGACGTTCGGGCGATGCACGAGGCCGAGCAGTCCCTGGCGATGCGCGCCTTCCGGAGCCTGCCCGAGCGGTGGCAGGCCGTGCTGTGGCACACGACCGTCGAGGAGGAATCGCCGAGTGCGGTCGCCCCGCTGTTCGGGCTGAGCCCCAACGCGACGGCGGTGCTGGCCAGTCGGGCACGTGAAGGGCTCAAGCAGGCCTACTTGCAGGCCCACGTGAGTTCGGCGTTGGTCGAGGGCGGGGACTGCGCGCGGTACGCGGACCGGTTGGGCGCCTATGCCCGGGGCGGATTGCGGGTGCGGGCGGAGCGGGGGCTGCGCAAGCACTTGGAGGAGTGCGTCAGGTGCCGGCTCGCCGCCGGGGAACTCAAGGACGTCAACGCGGGGATTCCCGCGCTGTTGCCGGTGGCGGTCATCGGTTGGTTCGCGGCCGGGTACGCGGCGAAGGCGGCCGGGGTGGTGGCCGGTGGGGCCGTGGCCGCCGGTGGTGCGGGGGCTGCCGCCGCCGCGGTCGGTGGATCCTCGGCCGGGACCGCAGGTGCCGCAGGTGCCGCAGGTGCGGGCGCGGGTGGCGGGGCTTCGGCCGGGGCCGGCGGGGCGGTGGTGTCCGAGGGTCTGGGCTTGCCGGCCAAGGCCGCCATCGCCGCCGGGATCGCGGTCGCGGCGGCCGCCGGGGTGGTGTTCGCGCTGGCCGGGGACGATTCCGCCCCGCCGCCCCGGGCGAAGCCGGCGCCCGCGGTGGCGGCGCCGGCGGTGCCCGCTCCGGCCCCGCCCGCGCCGGAGCCGAGCCCGCCGGTGACGAGGGCACCGGCGGTGAAGGCACCGGTGGCGCGGGTTGCCGTACCGCCTCGGCGCAGTGCCGCGCCGGCACCGAGTCGGGCGCCTTCGGCCAGGCCGTCGGCGTCGAAGGCGGCCGTCGTACGCCCGGCGCCGAAGCCCTCGCCCACCCGTACGCCGCCGAAGTCGCCGGCTCCGGCGGTGCCCGCGCCGGCGCAGGGGTTCGCGTTGGCGCGGCTCGGATACTCCGGGTACGGGAAGCACAGCACACCGGAACTGCGGACCTGGGCCGGCAGTTGGGTGTGGCAGCGCTGGGGGCTGGAGGTCGGGGGGCGGCGGTTCTCGCAGGGAATCACCGTCGACGCCCGTTCCTCGGTGGAGATCAACCTCAACCGGCAGTGCGCGAGCTTCTCCGCGCGGGCCGGGGTGGACGGTCTGGCGTTGCTGACCGACGGCGAGGTCCGGTTCTCGGTGTACGGCGACGGGCGGCGACTGTGGCGGTCCGGCGCCCTCGGGTATGGCGACGCGCCCGCCCGGGTCGAGGTGTCGTTGGCCGGACACGAGACGTTGCGTCTGGTGGTGGAACGGGTCGGGCCGGGGCGGCTGCCGGCGTTGGCGAGCTGGGCCGACGCGGTGATCAGCTGCACGTGA
- a CDS encoding TetR/AcrR family transcriptional regulator gives MHISDFHGSATALSADSGRVMTGATTHGMGRSTPLRVDAQRNLEHVLRAAREVFGELGYGAPMEDVARRARVGVGTVYRRFPSKDVLVRRIAEEETARLTDQATSALGQEEEPWQALSRFLRTSVASGAGRLLPPQVLRVGSAAEDGIEEAEAARVPHQRQAGGTGGPDLRVVGARTAVEDELSDDSGAGALLEVVGRLVDRAREAGELRADVTVADVLLVIATAAPALPDPAQQAAASARLLEILLEGLRSRTV, from the coding sequence ATGCACATTTCCGATTTCCATGGCTCTGCGACCGCTCTGTCTGCTGACAGCGGCCGCGTGATGACAGGTGCCACCACGCACGGCATGGGTCGCTCCACGCCGCTGCGTGTCGACGCCCAGCGCAACCTCGAACACGTCCTGCGCGCGGCCCGCGAGGTCTTCGGCGAGCTGGGCTACGGGGCTCCGATGGAGGACGTGGCGCGGCGCGCCCGCGTCGGTGTCGGCACGGTGTACCGGCGCTTCCCGAGCAAGGACGTGCTGGTCCGGCGAATAGCCGAGGAGGAGACCGCCCGACTGACCGACCAGGCCACGTCCGCTCTGGGCCAGGAGGAGGAGCCGTGGCAGGCGCTGTCGCGCTTCCTGCGCACCTCCGTGGCCTCCGGCGCCGGACGACTGCTGCCGCCGCAGGTGCTGCGGGTCGGCTCGGCCGCCGAGGACGGGATCGAGGAGGCCGAGGCCGCCAGGGTTCCGCACCAGCGTCAGGCCGGCGGGACCGGCGGGCCGGACCTTCGGGTCGTGGGCGCGCGGACGGCCGTCGAGGACGAGCTCTCGGACGACTCCGGCGCGGGTGCGCTGCTGGAGGTGGTCGGCCGACTGGTGGACCGTGCCCGGGAGGCGGGTGAGTTGCGTGCCGACGTCACCGTGGCCGATGTGCTGCTGGTGATAGCGACCGCCGCGCCCGCACTGCCGGACCCGGCGCAGCAGGCAGCGGCTTCGGCCCGACTGCTGGAGATCCTCCTGGAGGGTCTGCGGTCCCGCACGGTCTGA
- a CDS encoding asparagine synthase-related protein → MRWLVGWSSIAASFGTAGRVSGQGVSGSAYGSSHRPGADGPPYGTAYADPPHGGIADAAHPDDPAAQDAERTVQPVGAQLLWGDPDPLWAVGDWRPDEIRTVTADPADPFTRLAVLGCCGATDAELRRALYAARGGALRHLTQWSGSYTAVVQAGRRITVLGDLAGARPVFYTPWAGGTAYATAALPLADLIEAQLDIGHLAALLACPDSPEALGDGTPYVGVRRIPPGHTLILREGSREITGYESVASLAVAAPEADPERAVEGVREALVDAVRARLTAPRHAPDTLLPDPGPVPGMGPADRRAARGAPAPGVGADLSGGSASATLALLAAGLPGSPGTVLRQSGERLLAVTFNDLATPQGREGELERAHAIAADPRLHHVVVAAAEEALPYAELDGPLTDEPGPSLVFAARERRRLAAGSADHFTGHGARQVLDAHPARLADLLMDRRRRHLLRPVAALARSAAGESLFVPLTVYSAARRLARTPYRAGMEAAAARLRDGAPSAGALTPVDASLAALTWSRPGPAAGWLTGEALAEVAIRLTAAAGRPPLSLRPGEARARAVLARHAADHRVFEQAVEVRSQRLHAPFLDNQVVRAARALPESLRVQPGARATILRSVLSSAGVRQLPPGWGVTAHAPNETATRLGLRAALPDLLALFATPLLADAGLIEARVVRQALLDAADGRPVPLDGLAELVSMELWLHRLLARRGTCWTGTTAPRRRAVPTGIPHRRPALS, encoded by the coding sequence GTGCGCTGGTTGGTCGGGTGGAGCAGTATCGCCGCGAGCTTCGGCACGGCCGGACGCGTCTCCGGCCAGGGCGTTTCCGGTTCCGCGTACGGGTCCTCGCACCGACCCGGCGCCGACGGCCCCCCGTACGGAACCGCCTACGCGGACCCCCCGCACGGCGGCATCGCCGACGCGGCCCACCCCGACGACCCCGCCGCCCAGGACGCCGAACGCACCGTCCAACCCGTCGGCGCCCAACTCTTGTGGGGCGACCCCGACCCCCTCTGGGCCGTCGGCGACTGGCGCCCCGACGAGATCCGCACCGTCACCGCCGACCCCGCCGACCCGTTCACCCGGCTCGCCGTCCTCGGCTGCTGCGGAGCCACCGACGCCGAACTGCGCCGCGCCCTGTACGCCGCCCGCGGCGGCGCCCTGCGCCACCTCACCCAGTGGTCCGGCAGCTACACCGCCGTCGTCCAGGCCGGCCGCCGCATCACCGTCCTCGGCGACCTCGCCGGCGCCCGCCCCGTCTTCTACACGCCCTGGGCGGGCGGCACCGCGTACGCCACCGCCGCGCTCCCGCTCGCCGACCTCATCGAGGCACAGCTCGACATCGGCCACCTCGCAGCCCTCCTGGCCTGCCCCGACAGCCCCGAGGCACTGGGCGACGGCACACCGTACGTCGGCGTTCGACGCATCCCGCCCGGCCACACCCTGATCCTGCGCGAGGGCTCCCGCGAGATCACCGGCTACGAATCCGTGGCCTCCCTCGCCGTGGCCGCCCCCGAGGCCGACCCCGAGCGCGCCGTGGAGGGCGTGCGCGAAGCATTGGTCGACGCGGTGCGCGCCCGGCTCACGGCGCCCCGCCATGCCCCCGACACCCTGCTCCCCGACCCCGGCCCCGTGCCCGGAATGGGACCCGCCGACCGCCGCGCCGCCCGCGGCGCCCCCGCACCGGGCGTCGGCGCCGACCTCTCCGGCGGCAGCGCCTCCGCGACCCTGGCCCTCCTCGCCGCCGGCCTCCCCGGCTCCCCGGGCACCGTCCTGCGGCAATCCGGCGAACGCCTCCTCGCCGTCACCTTCAACGACCTCGCCACCCCCCAGGGCCGCGAGGGCGAACTCGAACGCGCCCACGCCATCGCCGCCGACCCCCGCCTCCACCACGTGGTCGTGGCCGCCGCCGAGGAAGCCCTCCCGTACGCCGAACTCGACGGCCCGCTCACCGACGAACCCGGCCCCTCCCTCGTCTTCGCAGCCCGCGAACGACGCAGACTCGCCGCCGGCTCCGCCGACCACTTCACCGGCCACGGAGCCCGCCAGGTCCTCGACGCCCACCCCGCCCGACTCGCCGACCTCCTGATGGACCGCCGCAGACGCCACCTCCTGCGCCCCGTCGCCGCCCTCGCCCGCTCGGCCGCCGGCGAGTCCCTGTTCGTCCCGCTCACCGTCTACTCCGCCGCCCGCCGCCTCGCCCGCACCCCGTACCGCGCGGGCATGGAAGCCGCCGCCGCCCGACTGCGCGACGGAGCCCCCTCGGCCGGCGCCCTCACCCCCGTCGACGCCTCCCTCGCCGCCCTGACCTGGTCCCGCCCCGGACCCGCCGCGGGCTGGCTCACCGGCGAAGCCCTCGCCGAGGTCGCGATCCGACTCACCGCCGCCGCGGGCCGCCCACCCCTGTCCCTGCGCCCCGGCGAAGCCCGCGCCCGCGCCGTCCTCGCCCGCCACGCCGCCGACCACCGGGTCTTCGAGCAGGCCGTCGAGGTACGCAGCCAACGCCTGCACGCCCCGTTCCTCGACAACCAGGTCGTACGGGCCGCCCGCGCCCTCCCCGAGTCCCTGCGCGTCCAACCCGGCGCCCGCGCGACGATCCTGCGCAGCGTCCTGTCCTCCGCCGGAGTACGCCAACTCCCGCCCGGCTGGGGCGTCACCGCCCACGCCCCCAACGAGACCGCGACCCGACTCGGCCTGCGCGCCGCCCTGCCCGACCTGCTCGCCCTCTTCGCCACCCCCCTGCTCGCGGACGCGGGTCTGATCGAGGCCCGCGTCGTGCGACAGGCCCTGCTCGACGCGGCCGACGGCCGGCCGGTCCCCCTGGACGGCCTCGCCGAACTCGTCTCCATGGAACTGTGGCTCCACCGCCTCCTCGCCCGCCGCGGCACCTGCTGGACGGGCACCACCGCCCCCCGCCGCCGAGCCGTCCCCACAGGCATCCCCCACCGCCGCCCAGCCCTCTCCTGA
- a CDS encoding BTAD domain-containing putative transcriptional regulator, with product MQYLLLGPTEARDDSHAPLPIGGARLRALLASLALRAGAPLAVTVTDLVDEVWGDDPPRDAPAALQALVSRLRRALGARDRVLADPTGGYRLAAAPEDVDLHRFTRLARDGARQLDDPATPPAIAAATLRSALALWRGPALADLPEPARSALAAAPEALRTAARRGRVEAELRAGAADPASLLPELDALIHEHPYDEPLRVLQLRTLRAAGRPADALAAYERTRRTLADSLGTDPGPALRAFHAELLRPPPEPTAPPEPPEAPRGNLRPRLTSFVGREPDLEALHGDLSRHRLVTLIGPGGSGKTRLAEHAAADHPEPGWLVELARLDHPAAVPGAVLSALGLRENGLVAREKSPAEDPTTLLIDHCAHRGLLLVLDNCEHVIGAAAELADRLLAHCPGIRVLATSREPLGVPGEVLRPVEPLPPDPAHRLFADRAAAAQPGFTPDDDPAAVAEICARLDGLPLAIELAAARLRLLTPRQIADRLDDRFRLLTGGSRTLLPRQQTLRAVVDWSWDLLTEPERAVLRRLAVFTGGCDLTAAEAVCAAPALDVADVLGSLVDKSLVLAEPTPDGMRYRMLETIHEYAISRAADEPAQARTTALRHAAHFLALAEEAEPLLRSAAQLPWIRRVETELDNLRAALDLAVRDGDSDTAQRAVFALGWFWWLRNYRIEGAEWTARVLALTPTEPPEDSPAYLTHQHLQVLHMFLRSESSAAEEFRTPEYRALTRRLKETFRRGSPETSAFPGILWPTTALLTGDLLDFHADLDEAVENCRRYGGDWELGVILMLRTHVAIDMTGGLHTVDADLVELHEIADRVGDRWTRAQVSSAAGEVALSRGQYDWARIEYEECLRLAREVGAHIEAPFAIARIAETAYCSGDMEGAERLLAESDRESRKYGGVYDVRAFARLLASMIALYRGDHAKARAEYVVARAESKGAGVPPQFIAGLDNIEALLVAHDQGPRAALAGAGPAFADAISTRCAERVLAALAETAAGLLAATDRPGEALRILAAATAWRSGHPRSVPEEAFLDGFPERARALLGPARSAAEEAAGAELTPPEVAALLKSGC from the coding sequence GTGCAGTACCTCCTCCTCGGTCCCACCGAGGCCCGCGACGACTCCCACGCCCCCCTCCCCATAGGTGGCGCCCGCCTCCGCGCCCTCCTCGCCTCCCTCGCGCTCCGCGCCGGTGCCCCGCTCGCCGTCACCGTGACGGACCTCGTCGACGAGGTGTGGGGCGACGACCCGCCCCGGGACGCGCCCGCCGCCCTCCAGGCCCTCGTGTCCCGGCTGCGCCGCGCCCTCGGTGCGCGCGACCGCGTCCTCGCCGACCCGACGGGCGGCTACCGTCTCGCCGCGGCCCCCGAGGACGTGGACCTCCACCGCTTCACCCGGCTCGCCCGCGATGGCGCCCGACAGCTCGACGACCCCGCGACGCCCCCCGCCATCGCCGCCGCGACCCTCCGCTCCGCCCTCGCCCTCTGGCGCGGCCCGGCCCTCGCCGACCTTCCGGAGCCGGCCCGCTCCGCCCTCGCCGCCGCCCCGGAGGCCCTCCGTACGGCCGCGCGGCGCGGCCGCGTCGAGGCCGAACTCCGGGCCGGCGCCGCGGACCCGGCGTCCCTGCTGCCCGAGCTGGACGCGCTGATCCACGAGCACCCGTACGACGAACCCCTCCGCGTGCTCCAGCTCCGGACCCTGCGCGCCGCCGGCCGCCCCGCCGACGCCCTCGCCGCGTACGAGCGCACCCGCCGCACCCTCGCCGACAGCCTCGGCACCGACCCCGGCCCCGCCCTGCGCGCCTTCCACGCGGAACTCCTGCGCCCGCCCCCGGAACCCACCGCGCCCCCCGAACCGCCGGAGGCCCCGCGCGGCAACCTCCGCCCCCGCCTCACCTCCTTCGTGGGCCGCGAGCCCGACCTGGAGGCCCTCCACGGCGACCTGTCCCGGCACCGCCTCGTCACCCTCATCGGCCCCGGCGGCTCCGGGAAGACCCGCCTCGCCGAGCACGCGGCGGCCGATCACCCGGAACCGGGCTGGCTCGTCGAACTCGCCCGCCTCGACCACCCCGCGGCCGTCCCCGGCGCCGTGCTCAGCGCCCTCGGCCTGCGCGAGAACGGCCTGGTCGCCCGTGAGAAGTCACCGGCCGAGGACCCCACCACCCTGCTCATCGACCACTGTGCCCACCGCGGCCTGCTCCTCGTCCTGGACAACTGCGAGCACGTCATCGGCGCGGCCGCCGAACTCGCCGACCGGCTCCTCGCGCACTGCCCCGGCATCCGCGTCCTCGCCACCAGCCGCGAACCCCTCGGCGTTCCCGGCGAGGTGCTGCGTCCCGTGGAGCCCCTGCCGCCCGATCCCGCGCACCGACTGTTCGCCGACCGGGCGGCGGCCGCCCAGCCCGGGTTCACCCCGGACGACGACCCGGCGGCCGTCGCCGAGATCTGCGCCCGCCTCGACGGCCTTCCGCTCGCCATCGAACTCGCCGCCGCCCGGCTGCGCCTGCTCACCCCGCGCCAGATCGCCGACCGGCTCGACGACCGGTTCCGGCTCCTGACCGGCGGATCCCGCACGCTCCTGCCCCGCCAACAGACCCTGCGCGCCGTCGTGGACTGGTCCTGGGACCTGCTCACCGAACCCGAACGCGCCGTCCTGCGCCGCCTCGCCGTCTTCACCGGCGGCTGCGATCTGACCGCCGCCGAGGCCGTCTGCGCGGCACCCGCCCTCGACGTGGCCGACGTCCTCGGCTCCCTCGTCGACAAGTCCCTCGTCCTGGCCGAGCCCACCCCCGACGGCATGCGGTACCGGATGCTCGAAACCATCCACGAGTACGCCATCTCCCGCGCCGCCGACGAGCCGGCGCAGGCCCGTACGACCGCCCTGCGCCACGCCGCGCACTTCCTCGCCCTCGCGGAGGAAGCCGAACCCCTGCTGCGCTCGGCCGCCCAGCTGCCCTGGATCCGGCGCGTCGAGACCGAGTTGGACAACCTCCGCGCGGCCCTCGACCTGGCCGTGCGGGACGGCGACTCCGACACCGCCCAACGCGCGGTCTTCGCCCTGGGCTGGTTCTGGTGGCTGCGCAACTACCGGATCGAGGGCGCCGAGTGGACCGCCCGGGTCCTCGCCCTCACCCCGACCGAACCGCCCGAGGACTCACCCGCGTACCTGACCCACCAGCACCTCCAGGTGCTCCACATGTTCCTGCGCTCGGAATCCAGTGCGGCCGAGGAGTTCCGTACCCCCGAGTACCGGGCGCTCACCCGCCGCTTGAAGGAAACCTTTCGCCGCGGCTCCCCGGAGACCAGCGCCTTCCCCGGCATCCTGTGGCCCACGACCGCCCTCCTCACCGGCGATCTCCTCGACTTCCACGCCGACCTCGACGAGGCCGTGGAGAACTGCCGCCGATACGGCGGGGATTGGGAACTCGGCGTCATCCTCATGCTCCGCACCCATGTCGCCATCGACATGACCGGAGGCCTGCACACCGTCGACGCCGACCTCGTCGAACTCCACGAGATCGCCGACCGTGTCGGCGACCGCTGGACGCGGGCGCAGGTGTCGAGCGCCGCCGGCGAGGTGGCCCTGTCCCGTGGTCAGTACGACTGGGCCCGCATCGAGTACGAGGAGTGCCTGCGCCTCGCCCGCGAGGTCGGCGCCCACATCGAGGCGCCCTTCGCCATCGCCCGGATCGCGGAGACCGCCTACTGCTCCGGGGACATGGAAGGAGCCGAACGGCTCCTCGCCGAGTCGGACCGGGAGTCGCGCAAGTACGGAGGGGTGTACGACGTACGGGCCTTCGCGCGCCTGCTCGCCTCGATGATCGCCCTCTACCGTGGCGACCACGCCAAGGCCCGCGCCGAGTACGTCGTGGCCCGCGCCGAATCCAAGGGAGCCGGCGTCCCCCCGCAGTTCATCGCGGGGCTCGACAACATCGAAGCCCTCCTCGTCGCCCACGACCAGGGCCCGCGCGCCGCGCTCGCCGGCGCCGGACCCGCCTTCGCCGACGCGATCTCCACGCGCTGCGCGGAACGGGTCCTGGCCGCCCTCGCCGAGACCGCGGCCGGGTTGCTGGCCGCCACCGACCGGCCCGGGGAAGCCCTGCGGATCCTCGCGGCGGCCACCGCCTGGCGCTCGGGACACCCCCGCTCGGTCCCCGAGGAGGCGTTCCTCGACGGGTTCCCCGAACGAGCCCGCGCCCTCCTGGGCCCCGCCCGCTCCGCGGCGGAGGAGGCGGCGGGCGCCGAACTGACCCCGCCCGAGGTCGCGGCCCTGCTCAAGAGCGGCTGCTGA
- a CDS encoding NAD(P)/FAD-dependent oxidoreductase, translated as MVKAANSRGTAPGTPTRTRILIVGGGYVGMYTALRLQRKLRSGEAEVTVITPEPYMTYQPFLPEAAAGSISPRHVVVPLRRVLAKCRIVIGQAQRIDHAKRVATVTTLATAEEGAGDIEIAYDELVLAPGSVSRTLPVPGLADYGIGFKTVEEAIGLRNHVIEQMDIASSTRDPAIRDAALTFVFVGGGYAGVEALGELEDMARFAARYYHNIKPEDMKWVLVEASDRILPEVGPEMGVYTVRELRRRNIDVRLETRLESCENRVAVLSDGARFPTRTVVWTAGVKPHPILAACDLPKNERGRLACTAFLTVEGVEHAWAAGDAAAVPDITAAEPGRECAPNAQHAVRQARSLADNLLAALRDEVLTEYAHKYAGSVASLGLHKGVAYIYGRKLKGYPAWLMHRTYHLSRVPTFNRKMRVLAEWTLSGLFKREIVSLGSLEHPRAEFELAAGGGPKHPSPPPAPQPPKDGQS; from the coding sequence GTGGTGAAGGCTGCTAACTCGCGGGGCACGGCCCCCGGTACCCCGACCCGAACGCGCATCCTCATCGTGGGCGGCGGATACGTCGGCATGTACACGGCGCTCCGGCTCCAGCGAAAGCTGAGATCCGGCGAAGCCGAGGTCACGGTGATCACCCCCGAGCCCTACATGACGTACCAGCCCTTCCTCCCCGAGGCGGCCGCCGGATCCATCTCCCCCCGCCACGTCGTCGTGCCCCTGCGCCGCGTCCTGGCCAAGTGCCGCATCGTCATCGGTCAGGCCCAGCGCATCGACCACGCCAAGCGCGTCGCGACCGTCACCACCCTCGCCACCGCCGAGGAGGGCGCCGGCGACATCGAGATCGCCTACGACGAACTCGTCCTCGCGCCCGGCTCCGTCTCGCGCACCCTCCCCGTCCCCGGGCTCGCCGACTACGGCATCGGATTCAAGACGGTCGAAGAGGCCATCGGCCTGCGCAACCACGTCATCGAACAGATGGACATCGCCTCCTCCACCCGCGACCCCGCCATCCGCGACGCCGCCCTCACCTTCGTCTTCGTGGGCGGCGGATACGCGGGCGTCGAGGCCCTCGGCGAGCTGGAGGACATGGCACGCTTCGCGGCCCGGTACTACCACAACATCAAGCCCGAGGACATGAAATGGGTACTGGTCGAGGCCAGCGACCGGATCCTCCCCGAAGTCGGCCCCGAGATGGGCGTCTACACCGTTCGTGAACTGCGCCGACGCAACATCGACGTACGCCTGGAAACCCGCCTCGAATCCTGCGAGAACCGCGTCGCCGTCCTCAGCGACGGCGCCCGCTTCCCCACCCGCACCGTCGTCTGGACCGCCGGCGTCAAACCCCACCCGATCCTCGCCGCCTGCGACCTACCCAAGAACGAACGCGGCCGGCTCGCCTGCACGGCCTTCCTCACCGTCGAGGGCGTCGAACACGCCTGGGCGGCCGGTGACGCGGCAGCCGTCCCCGACATCACCGCCGCCGAACCGGGCCGCGAATGCGCCCCCAACGCGCAGCACGCCGTCCGCCAGGCCCGGTCCCTCGCCGACAACCTCCTCGCCGCCCTGCGCGACGAGGTCCTCACCGAGTACGCCCACAAGTACGCCGGTTCCGTCGCGTCCCTCGGCCTCCACAAGGGCGTCGCGTACATCTACGGCCGCAAGCTCAAGGGCTACCCGGCCTGGCTGATGCACCGCACCTACCACCTCAGCCGCGTCCCCACCTTCAACCGCAAGATGCGCGTTCTTGCGGAATGGACCCTCTCAGGTCTGTTCAAACGCGAGATCGTCTCCCTAGGCTCCCTCGAACACCCCAGGGCAGAATTCGAACTCGCGGCAGGAGGCGGCCCCAAGCACCCGTCACCCCCACCCGCGCCCCAACCGCCGAAGGACGGCCAGAGCTGA